The genomic window TGCTGGAGAGAATAAAATGCAGTTCACTTCATAAATGACTGAACAAAATGCTATCGCATTTGATGTCTGACTTACTACGATCCAACAACATTTTGTGTTTTCATCCGTGTTTGTTCTTGGCCGAAGAGTCTCGAGAGACCGAAATCAGCAATTTTCGGGATCATCTTATCATCCAGCAATATGTTCTCAGGTTTAAGATCCATATGGACAATGTTAATGCTGTGTAGGAAGGCTAAACCTTGGTAGATCCCCTTGATGATTTTGAAGCGTGTGTCCCAGTCCATTCCATCATTGGATACTTCTGAAGAGGTGAAACATTGAATAATGTAAGTACTCAAAGATAATAACTTCCAGCAGTACTTGTTTCTCAGAATGCCAGTACAAGAAAACCTGTTTGTATGGCAACATTTCCTTTGGATAAACATAATGTTACTGTCTTTTCTTGTCAATGTATAGCATCAAAATCTTAATAGAATATGCAGACAACCAAACACAAATTCATAGTATTTTTTTTTCAGGGACTTAAATACAGTTAAAACATAAAATGGAAATAATTATATACCAAAAAGATTCTTCTGAAGGTTCCCCTGCGGCAAGTACTCGTAGCAGAGTAAACTTTCAACAATGTCTGCAACAATATATCTTCCATTGTTCTGCACCACTTTCTTTTGGGCTTCATGGCAGTAGCCCTCCAACTTTACTACATTTTCATGATGCAGTTGCAGAGCCATAATACTCTGAACCTCGTTAGTGAATACTTTGTCACACGTGATTGGTGTATTTTCGGCAAGTTTCTTCACCGCAATTGTTTGCCCGTCTGGCGCAATCCCCTGTTCAagctcaaaaataccttttcagcAAATATTGGCATCTTATTGGCACGAAAATGTGAAGGCATGCATGGCCATATTACCATATAAACAGTTCCaatacggaccccctcttgatagtacagttgtacctacgactcaataccaccgaaaagaaacgaagaAAACAAAACCGTCTTCAGAGAAGTCCTTGAGGGGAAATAATCGTTTTAGTGCCCTTATATTAGAAAACCTGAAAAGcttaatgcacatgattagtccgtaaaagtattgtcatcaatcaccaaaactatcCAGGGAAAATTATGCTCTAACACATGTGCTCCACGCTCTCGCTCACCACCGTCGCACTCGGGAACTACCTCAGCACACTGCTCGTCACGGTGGTGGCCAAGGTCACCATTAGGGGAGGCAAGCCAGGGTGGATCCCCGACAACCTCAACGTCGGCCACCTCGACTACTTCTCCTGGCTGCTCATCGCGCTCAGCCTCCTCAACTTTGTCGTCTACCTGCTCATTGCCAGCTGGTACACCTACAAGAAGACCAATGGATATTACCCGGACGCCAAAGGAGGAGCTGATGATTCACATGACCAGTGAGTGAGTGACTCACTCTGGCTGCAGCAGTTTGTGTCTGAATGTGCGCGTGTGTTCAGGAGGCATGGCAGAATAGATTGTtgaaagaagaagaaaacgaaCTTCAGAGTTCAGATAGTTGAAATTAAGGAAGGGAAATAAAATTGCATGGTAGATTTGTGACTTCAAGAATCAAGTGTTGTGGTGTTGATTAATTCTAGTGTCTTGGAAAAATCTGGCAGAAAAAAGTCCAGATGTTATGTAGTTTATTAGTTTGGTATGCAATGTGATCCAAAGTTTCTACAGCGAGTAGAAAAATTATAAGAGTGTAAAAGAATTTACATCAGGTTCATAAACGTCGCCGCTTGGATAACTTGTTGTATGGATGTCACCCAAACAAGTCATTTTCATCTCTGTTAAACTCAGAACATAACAAATTTTGTGAAAATATATTCTCGATTAAGCCTTTCCATATATATCGATGGCGACTCGAAAAGGTATCTAGAAACCTTTTAAAACTCAGTCAAGCTGAAACAATTGTATCAGTGGTGGAGTCCCGACTCCTTTGTAATTGCGGTCGCTTCTATTGAGTTGTACTAGAGTTTTGAGAGGCAATGATCAATATTGTCGAGGCCATGCAATATACATGTGCAAAATGAAAATGTCCTTTGTACTCAAATTTTTGTCTTCTTTGCCACATAGTGGTTTCTCAATTTTCCCTGGTTCTAAGACAGCACCTAAACGTAGCGCATTCAACATCCATCGTTCTGGTTCTTAACCATGTGGTTTTTCCTCATTTCTCAATGCCTCCTCTTCCTATTTAGGATTGATGTACATATAGTTTATGCAATCTCATGATGTAGTGGTTGGAGACCCACTAGAGTGAACTGTTGTGTACTAACTATGAAATATACAACCCTTATGTTTTCGATGCATGTAGCTACATTGTGATCTTTATATAGTGGACTATCTGTAGCCACAAATTGCATGAGTATGGCATGGGAGCTAGTCCAATTAATATAATTTACCAGCTTGGCATGCAGCTGGTTGGTTTCAACATATATTGTTAATTAAATCAGAGTTGGCACCACAATTATATTAGAATAGTTTGGTCCCCGTACACGTCTCACAAGCTTAAATACACCGGAAAGGTTGATATGACATTATTGTGAGATTCGGCTGTAGACCATTGTTAGAAGTGTAGCCATAAAACCACAATGTACCCAATTGGGTTTGATTCATTGTCCAAGCATCATCAAACGCACGCGCGCATGCAAAATTGCAGAATCAAACTTTAGTACCTCAATATTAGTTTCCAAGCAGACATATTAAAGTTATTTGCAAGGTTGATTTTGTAAAGAGGCAATGATTTCATTTTTCAGAAACAATATGAAGGGACCATCTCATAAGCCCCAACAAACGCCATGTTAGATAATGTAGACAACATGTGCACAAAGAGTTGCTTAGCTAAGATGTCAGTGGTACTAATATTGAAGAATGAGTGATTTATTGGGCGCCAATGCTGAAGTGGCAATATATATTACTAATATGATCCTTCAGAGTTCATATAGAGAAATTGGGCACCAATGCTTAAGAATGTCTCCTTTTCCTATTTAGGATTGATGTATGATCGTGAGATCCCCCGGGTAGGCCCATGACTAGGATATGGCCCAATAGACACTATTCACCTATTCTTCTTCGCTCACCTTCCTAGATCGCACCACGACATTCATCCGACTGAACTGGCATTAAAGATTGATGTTaccaacaacataaagaaaaacagcTACACCATGAAATCATCTAGACCCTGGTAACGGACAACTTATCTACGCCATTACCAAGTTGTGGCCATAATACCACTGTTTTCTCTACTTCGACACCCCTATATAATCCCAAGTTAAAACAGAATCTAAAAAAGGTCATTAGAATTACCGAGATCTACGAGGTCACTCGGACATCATATTGTAGCCACATCGTTCACAGAAGAGAGAAACATCTACCAAGAGTAGGGTGTTACCCCTAGAACaggggccctaacctgggtaacaAAATATGAATTATATGTCATCAAACTATATCAAATTAAGTTGCAGGTAAAAGAAAGTGTATTTAGAGAGTAGTTGTTAAGTACCACCAAAAATAAAATTTAACATGATCCACAATGACGCACATCAGTGAGAATTATTCCTAAATCATAGTAGCAACAATGAAGCATGTTCTTCCATCTTTCACATCTCTCCTGAAAAGACCGAAGTTTCATGCTCCGTGGAAACTGAAGACCTGAATCATATATAGTGTACGTATGTAACCACCAGCTGAAATGCAGAACGAATTAAATGATTTTTTAGGGACATCAACTAAATGGTTCTGACAGAATTGATTGTCCTTATAGAGAAAAAGGAATAAAACTTTTCCTCTGCATTCTTATAAAACAAAATCATTACAACAATGAACTCGGACTTGGGCCATTGGGCAATGTTATATCGAGGTGGGGCTAACAAAATCATAACAATAGAAAGCCATTGTGTGCCCCCCGTTTATTTCATGCCGCATATGGCATTCAACTTTCAGTTGACCGTAGTCCGTTGAGCCTATCGACAATCTCTTCTATGGAAGGTCTCTTCTGCCGATCGATCTCCACACATTCTAGTCCAATTTTGATGCATACTTTTATCTGCTGAAGGCGATCCCCATCAAGATGTGAGCACTGAGACACTATGTGCTCATCCGTCCAGATATCACGTACCTATGTACAGAATCAGAATTATGATCCTTGGGGATAATATAAACCAATTGTATCATAAGCTTCTATATATATATACCACAGTCTTTCAAGAATCAAGTAATAATTTCTCTTACACTTTTTATAAATTGCGTCGCAGATGGCTCGTTGTTGGAACAAATTTTCTCAACTGTGGTGGTCTCCAAGATTAATAGGCCCAAACTATATATGTCTGACTTGGTGGAGTCTCACCTTTGTATAGATATTCTGGAGCTATGTATCCACTGACAACAAAGATTTTAGTAAGTATTGCCAGAGAGAACAAAATGCACTTCACTTCGTAATGACGGAACAAAATGTTATCGGATTTGATGTTTCACTTAC from Triticum aestivum cultivar Chinese Spring chromosome 3B, IWGSC CS RefSeq v2.1, whole genome shotgun sequence includes these protein-coding regions:
- the LOC123067267 gene encoding cysteine-rich receptor-like protein kinase 6 — protein: MCIKLFRFSNIRALKRLFPLKDFSEDEGVRIGTVYMGIAPDGQTIAVKKLAENTPITCDKVFTNEVQSIMALQLHHENVVKLEGYCHEAQKKVVQNNGRYIVADIVESLLCYEYLPQGNLQKNLFEVSNDGMDWDTRFKIIKGIYQGLAFLHSINIVHMDLKPENILLDDKMIPKIADFGLSRLFGQEQTRMKTQNVVGSYGYIAPEYLYYDNISIKLDIYSLGLLILETTTVEKNCSNNEPSTTQFIKGVRDNWTDEHIAEIWPGIHSVDVDRLEQIKVCVKIGRSCTRVRHRTCTAATPPYGLQRRLRCGCTKPKQNAHASLADCQPSYC